From Roseateles sp. SL47:
TTGGGATTGGTGGTGAGCCAGGGGTCCGTCACGATCACCTTGCCGGTGGGGCTGATGAACTTGAAGGCGGATTGGCCCAGCCATTGCACTTGTACCTTGTTCTCGGCCCAGCTGGGCAGCGCAAAGACAAGGGCGGCGAGCAACAGGACGATGCGTGGCATGGTGGAGATCCCGGTTGGCGTGAATGGAAGCGACATGCGGTGGAAGCGACATGCGGCAAATTCGATACCGCTTGGGGATAGGAGATTCCTGCCGAAGCGGACACAATGAACTGTGCCAGAGCCTTTTCGTTTCTCAATGGGAGGTATGCATGTTCCCGACGACCACGATCCGGCAGCGCATGCTGCTTCTCAGTCTGGTTGGCCTGTTCTTCGTGTTGCTCGTGGGCGGGCTTGGATATGCCGCCGTGGAACGAATGGATGCTCAGGCGCATGCGCTGATCCGTGCCGGGGCGGCACTTCGCGCGCAGGTGGAAGCCGACATGATGCATGACGCCTTGCGGGGCGATGTTTATGTGGCGCTTCGCTCGGCCGCCAACCCTCAAGAGGCAGACGAGCAGGGCGTCCGGGCCGAAACGGCCGAGCACGTCAAGCAATTCCGGGAGCACATGGCGGCTTTGAAGTCGCTGTCTCTGGGGACTGACATCGACGCGTCCATTGCCAAGACCCAGGGCAGCCTGGACGCCTACATCAACAGCGCCACGCAGATGGTCGCCTTGGCCTTCAAGGAACTGCCAGCGGCCGAAGCCCGACTCCCGGCCTTCTCCAAAGACTTCAAGGCGCTGGAGACGGAGATGGAGTCCCTGAGCGATCAGATTTCTGAACTGGCTGAAAAGACTCGGGAGAACAGTGAGTCGTCTGCGAAAGGCGTTCGCCTGCTGCTGCTGGCGGCCGTGGTGGTGGCCGCAGCCATTTTGCTGGTGCTCAACACCCGGGTCGGCCACAGCATCGCGCTGCCGCTGAACCGCGCGGTGGATGTGACACGTGCCGTGGCGGCGGGGGATCTCACGGCACGCATCGAATCCGGCAGCGGGGATGAAACCGGACAGCTCATGACGGCGTTGCGGCAGATGTCGGATGACCTGGCGCGCATTGTGGGCCAGGTGCGCGACAGTGCGGCGCTGATCGCCACGGGCTCCTCCGAGATCGCCACCGGCAGCATGGATCTCAGCCAGCGCACCGAAGAGCAGGCGGGCAGCCTGCAGGAAACGGCGGCCACCATGGAGCAACTGACCGCCACCGTGAAGGCCAATGCAGAAGCCGCAGGCCGGGCCGCCTCCCTGGCTGCCAGCGCGTCGGAGGTGGCGGGCGAGGGCGGTCGCGCCGTCAGCGAGGTGGTACAGACCATGACGGCCATTGCCGCCAGCTCGCGCCGCATTGGCGACATCCTCGGTGTGATCGACAGCATTGCGTTTCAGACCAACATTCTGGCGCTCAACGCTGCGGTGGAAGCGGCCCGGGCGGGTGAGCACGGCAAGGGCTTTGCGGTGGTGGCGTCCGAGGTGCGCATGCTGGCAACCCGCAGCGCGGATGCGGCCCACGAGATCAAGTCGCTGATTGCCGACAACGTCAGCGGGGCTGAGACCGGCACCAAGCAGGTGGATGCGGCGGGTGCCACCATGAGCCGCCTGGTGGGCGAGGTGCGGGCCGTGAGTGAGCTCATTGCCCAGATCAACAAGGCCAGCCACGATCAGAGCCAGGGGCTGGTGCAGGTCAACGAGGCCGTGACGCAACTGGACCGCATGACGCAGCAAAATGCCGCGCTGGTCGAAGAATCCGCAGCAGCGGCGGAGACATTGCGTCAGCAGTCTGAACGGCTGAGTGGTGTTGTGGGGCAGTTCCGGCTGGGCTAGCCACTCGTGGTGGCAGTTCCACATCGGGTCGTTACCGGGGGGCGGGGAGCGCTGGCGTCGATAGACTGGCGGCTGGCTTTGCAGTGGATCCCAACACCCGCGCCATGCGCCCTCCAGAAGAATTTGACTATGTCGTGATCGGTTCCGGCTTTGGCGGCAGTGTGTCTGCATTGCGCCTGGCCGAGAAGGGCTACCGCGTCGCCGTCCTGGAACAGGGGCGGCGCTGGACGCCCGAGTCTTTGCCCACTTCCAACTGGGACACCGCACGCTGGATTCACCGGCCGGCGCTGGGGCTGCGGGGCTTCTTCAACATGCGCTTCTTCCGCCATGTGGTGGTGCTGCATGGCAATGCGGTCGGCGGTGGTTCCATCACGTACGGCAACACCCTGCTGGTGCCGCCCAACCGGGTGTGGAACGAAGGCACCTGGGCGGGCCTGGCCGATTGGCAGGCGGAGATGCCGGCCCACTATGCCCGTGCACAACACATGCTGGGGGTGACCACCAATCGGCGGCTGGGGCATGCGGACCATCTGCTCAAGCGCATGGCCAAAGAGGTGGGCGCCGAGGGGACGTTTTATCCGACCGAAGTCGGCATCTTCTTCGGGGACGATGGACGCGCCCCGGGGGCGACGTATCCCGACCCCTATTTCCAGGGCGAAGGGCCGGCGCGGAAGTCCTGCATTGCCTGTGGCGGTTGCATGGTGGGCTGCCGGCATGATGCAAAAAACACACTCGACAAAAACTATCTCTATCTGGCGGAGCGCAAGGGCGCCCAGGTCTTTGCCGAGACGAAGGTGGTGGATGTGCGGCCGGTTGGCGCAACCGATGGCGAGGGCCGTGGCGCAGAACACCGCCAACATGGCGGTGTTGGTGCTGCTGGTGCTGCTGGCGCTGGTGCTGTGAGTGCGGGTGGCGAGGACGGCGCGGCGGGCTATGTGATCGATACGGTGTCCACCGTTCCTGGTGACAAGGCTTCCCGCCGCACGCTGCGGGCCAAAGGTGTCGTCTTTGCGGCCTCATCGCTGGGCACGCAGGAACTGCTGTTCCGCCTTCGCGAGCAAGGGTCGTTGCCACGGATTTCGCAGGCGCTGGGCCAGCGTGTGCGGACCAATGCCGAGTCCTTGATTGCGGTGCGTTTTCCGGGGTCGACACGCGATTTGTCGGAGGGCATTGCCATCGGCTCCGGCATCTACATCGACGAGCACACCCACATCGAAGCGGTGCGTTATCCCAAGGGCTCGGACGCGATGGCGCTGCTGACGACCGTGATGACGCTGGGCCGCCCCGGATGGACGCGCATCTTCACCTGGATGGCCACCTTGCTGCACCAACTGTTCACGCAGCCCATCATGACACTGAAGACCCTGTCGCCCTTCAAGTCGGCGCAGGAGACGGTGATCTTCCTTTGCATGCAGACGCTGGAGGGGCATCTCACCATGCGCTGGCGTCGGCGCTGGTATTGGCCGTTCTCCAAGACCTTGACCACGCAGGGTGATCGCATTCCCACCTTCATTGCGGCGGCCAATGAGTTCGCGGTGAAGGCTGCACGTGCTACCGGGGGCGTGCCGCAGACCACGCTGACGGAAATCCTCTTGAATGTCCCCATGACCGCGCATTGCATGGGCGGAGCCGCCATGGGGCGGACCGCAGAGGAGGGCGTGTGTGACCGGCACAACCGGGTGTTTGGCTATCGCAACATGTACATCGTGGATGGCTCCATGCTGGCGGCCAACCTGGGCGTGAATCCCAGCCTGACGATCACGGCATTGGCGGAGCGCGCCATGGCGTACATCCCTCCGGCACGGGTGTCGGAACCGCAGGTCTCGATGGAGACAACGCCATCGTGAAGACCGATCACCTCAGAGGATTCACCGCGCAGAAGCCCTTGGGGGGGGCGGTCCCAGTCCAGCGACCACGGTCGATGCGGCCCCCAGGGACACGGCAATGATGCCCACGCGTGGGCCAGGCTGTTCCCGTCGAAGATAGGCCCCCGCTGCCTGGACGCCGAGGCTCAGGGGGAGCCGTGGGGCGAACGAAAGCCAGGTTCTGCAGAAATAACCGCAAATTGTGTTTGCCTAATGCTGGTTTTTTCTCCCCGCTGAGGTCCTCACACTCCACCTATCCCCTTTGTCGGAGTGCGCCATGTTTTATGCCATCAGCTGGTTCTCGGTTGTTCTGCTCCTGGCCCTG
This genomic window contains:
- a CDS encoding methyl-accepting chemotaxis protein, producing MFPTTTIRQRMLLLSLVGLFFVLLVGGLGYAAVERMDAQAHALIRAGAALRAQVEADMMHDALRGDVYVALRSAANPQEADEQGVRAETAEHVKQFREHMAALKSLSLGTDIDASIAKTQGSLDAYINSATQMVALAFKELPAAEARLPAFSKDFKALETEMESLSDQISELAEKTRENSESSAKGVRLLLLAAVVVAAAILLVLNTRVGHSIALPLNRAVDVTRAVAAGDLTARIESGSGDETGQLMTALRQMSDDLARIVGQVRDSAALIATGSSEIATGSMDLSQRTEEQAGSLQETAATMEQLTATVKANAEAAGRAASLAASASEVAGEGGRAVSEVVQTMTAIAASSRRIGDILGVIDSIAFQTNILALNAAVEAARAGEHGKGFAVVASEVRMLATRSADAAHEIKSLIADNVSGAETGTKQVDAAGATMSRLVGEVRAVSELIAQINKASHDQSQGLVQVNEAVTQLDRMTQQNAALVEESAAAAETLRQQSERLSGVVGQFRLG
- a CDS encoding GMC family oxidoreductase, which gives rise to MRPPEEFDYVVIGSGFGGSVSALRLAEKGYRVAVLEQGRRWTPESLPTSNWDTARWIHRPALGLRGFFNMRFFRHVVVLHGNAVGGGSITYGNTLLVPPNRVWNEGTWAGLADWQAEMPAHYARAQHMLGVTTNRRLGHADHLLKRMAKEVGAEGTFYPTEVGIFFGDDGRAPGATYPDPYFQGEGPARKSCIACGGCMVGCRHDAKNTLDKNYLYLAERKGAQVFAETKVVDVRPVGATDGEGRGAEHRQHGGVGAAGAAGAGAVSAGGEDGAAGYVIDTVSTVPGDKASRRTLRAKGVVFAASSLGTQELLFRLREQGSLPRISQALGQRVRTNAESLIAVRFPGSTRDLSEGIAIGSGIYIDEHTHIEAVRYPKGSDAMALLTTVMTLGRPGWTRIFTWMATLLHQLFTQPIMTLKTLSPFKSAQETVIFLCMQTLEGHLTMRWRRRWYWPFSKTLTTQGDRIPTFIAAANEFAVKAARATGGVPQTTLTEILLNVPMTAHCMGGAAMGRTAEEGVCDRHNRVFGYRNMYIVDGSMLAANLGVNPSLTITALAERAMAYIPPARVSEPQVSMETTPS